In the Mesorhizobium sp. M1D.F.Ca.ET.043.01.1.1 genome, ATCTCGCTTACCGGCATCCTGATCTTCCTGGTGCTGTCGCTGATGTCGCATCTCATCCTGCGCCGCTGGCACGAGAGCGCGCTGAAGCAGGAGCGGTAGGGTGGTTCGTCCCGTCACCCAGGAGAGCAGCGGTTGATTCCGGTTTCGACTTCATACCATCTCGCCAACGTCCGTGTTCATCGGTCGCTGACGCCCGGTCTCGCCGCGACCTTCGACGCCGATGGTCTCGCGCTTGCCGACATGACCGTGGCCAACGGCAAGATCTCCAGCATCGTCGCGCACGGCAAATCGAAGGCCCTGGCCGAGGCCGTCGATCTCGGCGGCCGCATCGTGCTGCCGTGTTTCGTCGACTGCCATACCCATATCGACAAGGGCCATATCTGGCCGCGAAAACCCAATCCCGACGGCACCTTCATGAGCGCGCTCAATGCCACTGGCGCCGACCGCGCCGCGCGCTGGAACGCTGAGGACGTCGCGCGGCGCATGGATTTTTCGCTGCGCTCGGCCTACGCGCACGGCACCAAGGCCCTGCGCACGCATCTCGACAGCGTTGCGCCGCAGGAAGAAATCTCCTGGCCGGTGTTCGAAACGATGCGCGAGACTTGGCGCGGACGCATCGACCTGCAGGCCGCCTGCCTGCTCGGCATCGAAGGGGTGCGCGACAAGGCCTGGTTCGAGCGGCTGGCGAAGCGCGTCGCTGTGGCCAAGGGCGTGCTCGGCGTCGTCACCTATATGGTGCCCGACCTCGAGGAGTTGCTCGACCAGGTTTTCGCGCAGGCGATCAAGCACGGGCTCGACCTCGATTTCCATGCCGACGAGACAGACGACGTCGCGGCCATCTCGCTGAAGAAGATCGCCGAAGCTTCGTTGTGGAATGGTTTTGACGGCAATATCCTGGTCGGCCATTGCTGCTCGCTCTCGCGCCAGCCGGATCTCGAGGTGCTCGACACGCTGGACAAGGTGGCGAAGGCGGATCTCGCCGTGGTGTCGCTGCCGATGTGCAACCTTTATCTGCAGGACAGGCGCAACAATCAGACCACCCCGCGCTGGCGCGGCGTGACGCTGCTGCACGAGATGAAGGCGCGCGGCATCAAGGTGGCGGTCGCCTCCGACAACACGCGCGATCCGTTCTACGCCTATGGCGATCTCGACATGCTGGAAGTCTACCGCATGGCGACGCGCATCCTGCATTTCGACCATCCGATCGGCGACTGGCCGAAGGCTGTAGCGGCGACGCCAGCCGAGGTGATGCGCCTGGAAGGCGTCGGCACGCTTGCCGTCGGCGGCAACGCGGACTTCATCGTCTTCAAGGGGCGCAATTGGACCGAATTGCTGTCGCGGCCGGAATCGGATCGCATCGTCGTGCGCGACGGCCGGGCGATCGAACGCAAGCTGCCCGACTATGCCGAACTCGATGAACTGATGGTGGAATGATGGATATCGCAGCGCTGAAGCGCGATCTCGAAGGGCTGAAGATCGACGACCATCCGGCGATCGTCCAGCAGAAGAGCCGTGACTTCTACTGGTACAGCCCGGTTCTGAAGCAGCAGCTCGACCATATCACCGGCGACCTCATCGTCACACCGAAGAACGAGGACGAGGTGATCCGTGTGCTTGCCGCCTGCCACAGGCACAGCGTTCCGGTCACGCCGCGCGGCAGCGGTACCGGCAATTACGGACAGGCAATGCCGCTGTCGGGCGGCGTGGTGCTCAATCTCGCCGAGATGAACGAAGTAAAGGCGGTCGCGCCGGGACGCGTGGTGACCGGAGCGGGTGCGGTGCTGGCCGATATCGACAGAGCGACGCGCGCCCATTCCGCACAGGAACTGCGCATGTCCCCGTCGACCTACAATACCGCATCGATCGGCGGCTTCGTCGCCGGTGGCTCGGGCGGCGTCGGCTCGATCCGCTGGGGCGGATTGCGCGACCTCGGCAACGTCATCCGGCTGAGGACCGTGACGATGGAGGCCGAGCCGCGCGTC is a window encoding:
- a CDS encoding cytosine deaminase, which produces MIPVSTSYHLANVRVHRSLTPGLAATFDADGLALADMTVANGKISSIVAHGKSKALAEAVDLGGRIVLPCFVDCHTHIDKGHIWPRKPNPDGTFMSALNATGADRAARWNAEDVARRMDFSLRSAYAHGTKALRTHLDSVAPQEEISWPVFETMRETWRGRIDLQAACLLGIEGVRDKAWFERLAKRVAVAKGVLGVVTYMVPDLEELLDQVFAQAIKHGLDLDFHADETDDVAAISLKKIAEASLWNGFDGNILVGHCCSLSRQPDLEVLDTLDKVAKADLAVVSLPMCNLYLQDRRNNQTTPRWRGVTLLHEMKARGIKVAVASDNTRDPFYAYGDLDMLEVYRMATRILHFDHPIGDWPKAVAATPAEVMRLEGVGTLAVGGNADFIVFKGRNWTELLSRPESDRIVVRDGRAIERKLPDYAELDELMVE